One window of Flavobacterium ammonificans genomic DNA carries:
- the argH gene encoding argininosuccinate lyase — protein MKLWEKGIATDKQIEHFTVGNDRELDLVLAKYDALGSIAHAKMLGQIGLLTAEETNSLVLALEEIIKEVEAGNFEIEDSFEDVHSKIEYLLTVKLGDAGKKIHTARSRNDQVLVDVHLYLKDVVKELKEQVKVLFDVLMESAEKHQNVLLPGYTHLQIAMPSSFGMWFSAYAESLIDDITMLNAALKVVDQNPLGSAAGYGSSFPINRTFTTQELQFETLKFNAVAAQMSRGKAEKTVAFAMSSVAATLSKFSMDVCLYMSQNFDFISLPSHLTTGSSIMPHKKNPDVFELIRGKCNKIQALPYEITLITNNLPSGYHRDLQLLKEGLFPAIQNLKACLDIAIFAIKDITVKEHILDDKKYDYLFTVDSLNEMVVAGIPFRDAYKAVAEQLENGSFQSPKATKHTHEGSINNLCLDAIKDKMMQSF, from the coding sequence ATGAAACTCTGGGAAAAAGGAATTGCCACCGACAAACAAATCGAACATTTCACTGTTGGAAACGACAGAGAATTAGATTTAGTTTTAGCCAAATACGATGCGCTAGGCTCTATTGCTCATGCGAAGATGTTAGGTCAAATTGGTTTATTGACTGCCGAAGAAACCAATTCTTTGGTTTTGGCATTGGAGGAAATCATTAAAGAAGTCGAAGCCGGAAATTTTGAAATTGAAGATAGTTTTGAAGATGTGCATTCCAAAATCGAATACCTATTAACTGTCAAATTAGGTGATGCTGGCAAGAAAATCCACACAGCACGTTCTCGAAATGACCAAGTTTTAGTTGACGTCCATTTGTATTTAAAAGACGTAGTCAAAGAATTGAAAGAACAAGTAAAGGTGCTTTTTGATGTATTGATGGAATCGGCGGAGAAACATCAAAACGTTTTATTACCTGGATATACGCATTTACAAATTGCTATGCCCTCATCTTTTGGAATGTGGTTTTCGGCTTATGCTGAAAGTTTGATTGACGATATTACAATGCTGAATGCCGCTCTAAAAGTAGTAGATCAAAACCCATTGGGTTCTGCTGCAGGTTATGGAAGCTCCTTCCCTATTAACCGTACATTTACTACTCAGGAATTGCAATTTGAAACCTTAAAATTCAATGCGGTAGCTGCTCAAATGAGTCGCGGAAAAGCGGAGAAAACAGTCGCTTTTGCAATGAGTAGCGTAGCAGCCACTTTGTCCAAATTTTCTATGGATGTGTGTTTGTATATGAGTCAGAATTTTGATTTCATCAGTTTGCCGTCTCATCTTACAACGGGTTCTAGCATTATGCCTCACAAGAAAAATCCAGATGTATTTGAGTTGATTCGTGGAAAATGCAACAAAATACAAGCCCTACCTTATGAAATCACTTTGATAACCAATAATTTGCCAAGCGGTTATCATAGAGATTTACAATTATTGAAAGAAGGATTATTTCCTGCCATTCAAAATTTAAAAGCCTGTTTGGATATTGCAATTTTCGCTATCAAAGACATTACAGTAAAAGAACATATTTTAGACGATAAAAAATACGACTATTTATTTACGGTGGATTCCTTAAATGAAATGGTAGTGGCAGGAATTCCGTTCAGAGATGCTTATAAAGCCGTGGCAGAGCAATTAGAAAACGGAAGTTTTCAATCGCCTAAAGCTACCAAACACACTCATGAAGGAAGTATCAACAACTTATGTTTGGATGCTATAAAAGATAAAATGATGCAATCCTTTTAA
- a CDS encoding M20 family metallo-hydrolase has translation MKTIEILTQEAIDLLKALIETPSFSSEENQTALLIENWFTQNGVPFQRENNNIWAFNQHFDESKPTLLLNSHHDTVKPNQGYTNDPFEAIVKDGKLFGLGSNDAGGCLVSLLATFVHFYGQENLPYNIVIVASAEEESSGKNGLNSVLQHLPELDCAIVGEPTLMQLAIAEKGLLVLDVIVKGTASHAAHQNNDNPIYKAMPIIDWFKTYQFEKISEVLGPVKMTVTQVNAGKQHNVVPAECHLVIDIRVNDCYSNVEILEIVKTHVQAEVNPRSMNLNASSIPLEHGLVQAGIALGRTTYGSPTLSDQSVLSCQSLKLGPGETLRSHSADEFIFINEIEEGIQLYIKILTDFFKQ, from the coding sequence ATGAAGACTATAGAAATACTTACACAAGAAGCTATTGACTTGTTAAAAGCGCTAATTGAAACGCCTTCCTTTTCTAGTGAAGAAAATCAAACCGCTTTATTAATAGAGAATTGGTTTACTCAAAATGGAGTTCCTTTTCAAAGAGAGAATAACAATATTTGGGCTTTCAACCAACATTTTGACGAAAGCAAACCAACACTTTTATTGAATTCGCATCACGATACAGTAAAGCCTAATCAAGGCTATACGAACGATCCTTTTGAAGCCATTGTAAAAGACGGTAAGTTATTTGGTCTAGGAAGTAATGATGCAGGAGGTTGCTTGGTTTCGCTTCTAGCAACATTTGTTCATTTTTATGGACAAGAAAATTTACCTTATAATATAGTTATCGTTGCGTCAGCAGAAGAAGAAAGCAGCGGCAAAAATGGATTGAACAGTGTTTTACAACATTTACCCGAATTGGATTGTGCCATTGTCGGTGAGCCTACTTTAATGCAATTGGCAATAGCCGAAAAAGGTTTATTAGTATTGGATGTTATCGTCAAAGGAACAGCCAGTCATGCGGCGCACCAAAACAATGACAACCCAATTTACAAAGCAATGCCTATAATTGATTGGTTCAAAACCTATCAGTTTGAAAAAATCTCTGAGGTTCTAGGGCCTGTAAAAATGACCGTAACCCAAGTGAATGCTGGAAAACAACACAATGTAGTTCCTGCCGAATGTCATTTGGTTATCGATATTCGAGTGAATGATTGCTATAGCAATGTCGAAATTTTAGAAATAGTAAAAACTCATGTTCAAGCAGAAGTTAATCCGCGTTCAATGAATTTAAACGCTTCTTCTATTCCGTTGGAACATGGTTTAGTTCAAGCTGGAATTGCTCTGGGAAGAACTACTTATGGTTCGCCAACCCTTTCAGATCAGTCAGTATTGAGTTGTCAATCCTTAAAATTGGGTCCAGGAGAAACGCTTCGCTCCCACTCGGCTGACGAATTTATATTTATTAACGAAATAGAAGAAGGAATTCAGTTGTATATCAAAATACTAACTGACTTTTTCAAGCAATAA
- the argB gene encoding acetylglutamate kinase, protein MENRQSVSIIKIGGNIIDNPTELASFLADFAALEGKTILVHGGGKLATKLAQNMGLVPQMIEGRRITDAPMLEVVVGVYAGQINKEIVARLQANGLNAMGFSGADGNLILSDKRNHATIDYGFVGDVKKVNTNLLASLLDNGITPVFCAITHDGKGQLINTNADTIASELAIALSAIYDVTLTYCFEKPGVLFDAEDDNSVIEAIHPDLYSKLKAEQAIHSGMIPKLDNCFNSLSKGVQQIRIGHHRMLQNKRATYTTITL, encoded by the coding sequence ATGGAAAATAGACAATCCGTATCCATTATAAAAATTGGTGGAAATATCATTGATAATCCTACCGAATTAGCATCGTTTTTAGCTGATTTTGCAGCTTTGGAAGGCAAAACTATTTTAGTGCACGGAGGTGGAAAATTAGCAACTAAATTAGCGCAAAACATGGGATTAGTTCCTCAAATGATTGAAGGCCGTCGCATCACCGATGCACCAATGCTAGAAGTGGTGGTAGGAGTTTATGCTGGGCAAATCAACAAAGAAATAGTGGCGAGATTACAAGCTAATGGATTGAATGCAATGGGATTTTCAGGTGCTGATGGCAATTTAATTCTATCCGATAAACGAAATCATGCTACTATCGATTATGGTTTTGTAGGCGATGTAAAAAAAGTAAATACCAACTTATTAGCTAGTTTACTTGATAATGGCATTACACCCGTTTTTTGCGCTATTACGCACGATGGAAAAGGACAACTAATAAACACGAATGCCGATACCATTGCAAGCGAATTAGCCATTGCTTTGTCTGCAATATATGATGTAACACTAACGTATTGCTTTGAAAAACCAGGTGTTTTGTTTGATGCTGAAGACGATAATTCGGTTATTGAAGCAATCCATCCCGATTTGTATTCCAAATTAAAAGCGGAACAAGCGATTCATTCCGGTATGATTCCGAAATTAGACAACTGTTTCAACAGCTTATCCAAAGGGGTACAACAAATCCGAATTGGACACCATCGCATGTTACAAAACAAAAGGGCGACTTATACGACAATTACTTTATGA
- a CDS encoding N-acetylornithine carbamoyltransferase, protein MNYTTIQGIDSLQEWVNEAIAIKKNPLQNKALGENKTLGMLFFNPSLRTRLSTQKAALNLGMNVMVMNFTNEGWTLEFEDGAIMDQGASEHIKEAAQVVSQYCDIIAIRAFAELKDKEKDNAETVLSGFLKYATVPIVNMESATGHPLQALADAITMEEHKTVHRPKVVLSWAPHPKALPQAVANSFVQMMQLQDADFVITHPEGYELNPEITKDSKIEYDQNKAFENADFIYTKNWSNYKEYGKVTNTDPNWTVTAEKMKLTNTAKFMHCLPVRRNVIVADEVIDSANSIVIEQANNRTYAAQLVLQKILKDGK, encoded by the coding sequence ATGAATTATACTACTATACAAGGAATAGATTCGCTTCAAGAATGGGTAAATGAAGCTATTGCAATCAAAAAAAATCCATTGCAAAACAAAGCCTTAGGCGAAAATAAAACCTTAGGAATGTTGTTTTTCAATCCTAGTTTACGAACGCGTTTGAGTACGCAAAAGGCGGCTTTGAATTTAGGAATGAATGTGATGGTGATGAACTTTACCAATGAAGGTTGGACACTCGAATTTGAAGATGGAGCCATCATGGATCAAGGAGCATCCGAACACATCAAAGAAGCAGCTCAAGTGGTATCTCAATATTGTGATATCATTGCCATTAGAGCTTTTGCTGAGCTGAAAGACAAAGAAAAAGACAATGCCGAAACTGTATTGTCAGGATTTTTAAAATACGCTACAGTCCCCATTGTGAATATGGAAAGTGCTACGGGACACCCCTTACAAGCGTTGGCAGATGCTATCACGATGGAAGAACACAAAACAGTTCACCGTCCAAAAGTAGTTTTATCTTGGGCGCCACATCCTAAAGCACTGCCACAGGCTGTTGCCAATTCATTTGTGCAAATGATGCAATTACAAGATGCTGATTTTGTTATCACGCATCCGGAAGGATATGAATTAAATCCTGAGATTACAAAGGATTCTAAAATTGAGTACGACCAAAACAAAGCGTTTGAGAATGCCGATTTCATTTATACCAAAAACTGGAGTAATTATAAGGAATACGGAAAAGTAACCAATACAGACCCGAACTGGACGGTTACCGCTGAAAAAATGAAATTGACTAATACTGCTAAATTCATGCACTGTTTGCCTGTAAGACGTAATGTAATTGTAGCAGACGAAGTGATTGACAGCGCAAATTCAATTGTGATTGAACAAGCTAATAACAGAACCTATGCAGCACAATTGGTTTTGCAAAAAATTTTAAAAGATGGAAAATAG
- a CDS encoding aspartate aminotransferase family protein translates to MNLFDVYPLYNITPVKAVDCTITDNKGVEYLDLYSGHGVISIGHTHPYYVSKLKEQLDAIGFYSNAIQNPLQVELAEKLGKLSGYDDYSLFLCSSGAEANENALKLASFHNNKSRVIAFDNSFHGRTSAAVAVTDNKKIVAPLNAQQVVTFLPLNQIELVEAELQKGDVCTVIIEGIQGVGGLDEGTTEFFQDLEKVCAKYDVVFILDEVQSGYGRTGKFFAHQHHNIKADIICLAKGMGNGFPIGGILISPKFKASYGLLGTTFGGSHLACAAGIAVLDVIKEENLMDNANEIYAYFLEVIQQIPEVKKVKGKGLMLGVEFDFEINELRKKMIIDKHIFTGNANNKNLLRILPPLTINKKGIDTLIIALKESLKEI, encoded by the coding sequence ATGAACTTATTTGACGTTTATCCTTTATATAATATCACCCCTGTAAAAGCTGTGGATTGCACTATTACAGACAATAAGGGTGTAGAATACTTAGATTTATACAGTGGTCACGGTGTAATTTCGATTGGTCACACTCACCCCTATTATGTGTCAAAATTGAAAGAACAACTGGATGCCATTGGGTTTTACTCGAATGCTATTCAGAATCCATTGCAAGTAGAATTAGCCGAAAAGCTTGGAAAATTATCTGGTTATGACGATTACAGTTTGTTTTTATGCAGTTCTGGGGCTGAGGCCAATGAGAACGCACTAAAATTAGCTTCTTTCCATAACAACAAATCGCGTGTGATTGCTTTTGACAATTCCTTCCACGGAAGAACATCAGCAGCGGTTGCCGTAACTGATAACAAAAAGATTGTAGCGCCTTTGAATGCACAGCAAGTGGTTACCTTTTTGCCTTTGAACCAAATTGAATTGGTCGAAGCTGAACTTCAAAAAGGAGACGTTTGTACTGTTATCATTGAAGGAATTCAAGGTGTGGGCGGTTTGGACGAGGGAACTACCGAATTCTTTCAAGATTTAGAAAAAGTTTGCGCAAAATACGACGTTGTCTTTATTTTAGACGAAGTACAATCCGGTTATGGGAGAACAGGGAAATTCTTTGCACACCAACACCACAACATCAAAGCTGATATCATTTGTTTGGCCAAAGGAATGGGCAACGGTTTCCCTATTGGCGGTATTTTAATTTCACCCAAATTCAAAGCGAGTTATGGTTTACTAGGAACTACTTTTGGCGGAAGTCATTTGGCTTGTGCCGCAGGAATTGCTGTTTTGGATGTCATTAAAGAGGAAAATTTAATGGACAATGCAAATGAGATATACGCCTATTTCTTAGAAGTCATTCAACAAATTCCAGAAGTAAAAAAGGTAAAAGGAAAAGGTTTAATGCTTGGTGTAGAATTTGATTTTGAAATCAATGAGCTGCGTAAAAAAATGATTATTGACAAGCATATCTTCACTGGAAATGCCAATAACAAAAATCTATTACGAATACTTCCTCCATTGACAATCAATAAGAAAGGTATCGATACTTTAATTATTGCTTTAAAAGAAAGCTTAAAAGAAATATAG
- the argC gene encoding N-acetyl-gamma-glutamyl-phosphate reductase produces MIKVGIIGGSGYTAGELIRILMFHPNATLDFVYSTTNAGKPLSIAHHDLMGDIEMNFTDQVNPNVNVVFLCLGHGKSKAFLEQNQFSNHTKIIDLGNDFRLTKDAEFDGKQFVYGLPELNKTAIQSANYIANPGCFATAIQLALLPLAKSGLLNDDVHINATTGSTGAGVSPSETTHFSWRNNNMSHYKAFEHQHLGEINQSIQQLQAGYPNELLFVPNRGDFARGIFATLYTTIEESLEDIVAKFEAFYAEQPFVTVTTTNINMKQVVQTNKCIISLMKKGNRLLITSVIDNLTKGASGQAVQNMNLLFGLEETTGLHLKPCGF; encoded by the coding sequence ATGATTAAAGTTGGAATAATTGGAGGTTCTGGATACACAGCGGGCGAACTCATCAGAATTTTGATGTTTCATCCCAATGCGACCCTAGATTTTGTTTACAGCACGACTAATGCTGGCAAACCCTTATCTATAGCACATCACGATTTGATGGGCGATATTGAAATGAATTTCACCGACCAAGTAAATCCTAACGTCAATGTGGTTTTCTTGTGTTTAGGGCATGGTAAATCAAAAGCGTTTTTAGAACAAAACCAATTTTCAAATCACACTAAAATCATTGACTTAGGAAACGATTTTAGATTGACAAAAGACGCTGAATTCGACGGAAAGCAATTTGTTTACGGTTTGCCAGAGTTGAACAAAACAGCAATTCAATCCGCTAATTATATTGCCAATCCGGGTTGTTTTGCTACGGCGATTCAATTGGCTTTATTGCCATTGGCAAAAAGTGGATTGTTAAACGATGACGTACATATCAATGCTACCACTGGAAGTACAGGAGCTGGAGTTAGTCCTTCAGAAACGACACATTTCAGTTGGAGAAACAATAATATGTCGCATTACAAAGCCTTTGAACACCAACATTTGGGAGAAATCAATCAAAGCATTCAGCAATTACAAGCGGGATATCCAAACGAATTGCTATTTGTTCCTAATAGAGGGGATTTCGCAAGAGGAATTTTTGCCACTTTATACACTACAATAGAAGAAAGTTTAGAAGATATCGTAGCAAAATTCGAAGCTTTTTATGCTGAACAACCCTTTGTAACGGTGACTACTACGAATATCAATATGAAGCAGGTAGTGCAAACCAACAAATGCATCATCAGTTTAATGAAAAAAGGAAACCGGCTTTTGATTACGTCAGTAATTGACAATTTAACCAAGGGCGCCTCAGGACAAGCCGTTCAAAATATGAACTTGTTATTTGGCTTAGAAGAAACCACAGGATTGCATTTAAAGCCTTGTGGATTCTAA
- a CDS encoding argininosuccinate synthase, which produces MKKVVLAYSGGLDTSYCLKYLKNEKGYEVHTVLINTGGFDEAELKAIEERAYELGSAQHANLTILDKYYDKAIKYLIYGNVLKNNTYPLSVSAERVFQAIEAIKYATSVGASAIAHGSTGAGNDQIRFDLIFQTIAPEIEIITPIRDLKLSRQEEVDYLAKNGVHYSWEKAQYSINKGLWGTSVGGKETLTSHQALPSEAYPSQLQKQGEEKVSLEFHEGQLVAVNGKKDTPPNNIVILEKLANVYAIGRDIHVGDTIIGIKGRVGFEAAAPLIIIKAHHLLEKHTLGKWQQYWKEQLGNWYGMLFHEGQFLDPVMRNIETFLEDTQKTVNGTVTVTLKPYHFSLDGIESKNDLMNTGFGQYGEMNNAWTSDDAKGFIKILGNAQNIFSSVNQLSYD; this is translated from the coding sequence ATGAAAAAAGTTGTATTAGCCTATAGCGGAGGATTAGATACCTCATATTGCCTGAAATATTTAAAAAATGAAAAAGGATATGAAGTGCATACTGTATTAATCAATACAGGTGGTTTTGACGAAGCAGAATTGAAAGCTATCGAAGAGAGAGCCTATGAATTAGGAAGTGCGCAACACGCAAATCTTACTATTCTGGACAAATACTACGATAAAGCCATTAAATATTTGATTTATGGCAACGTATTGAAAAACAACACCTACCCACTTTCTGTAAGTGCAGAACGTGTTTTTCAAGCTATTGAAGCGATTAAATATGCAACGTCAGTTGGCGCAAGCGCTATTGCTCACGGAAGTACGGGTGCTGGAAACGACCAAATTCGTTTTGATTTGATTTTCCAAACCATCGCTCCTGAAATTGAGATTATCACTCCTATTCGTGATTTAAAATTATCACGTCAGGAAGAAGTCGATTATTTGGCTAAAAACGGCGTACACTATTCTTGGGAAAAAGCACAATATTCGATCAATAAAGGACTTTGGGGAACTAGTGTAGGCGGAAAAGAGACATTAACTTCACACCAAGCATTACCAAGTGAAGCCTACCCTTCTCAATTGCAAAAACAAGGCGAAGAAAAAGTATCTTTAGAATTTCATGAAGGGCAATTGGTTGCTGTAAATGGTAAAAAAGACACGCCTCCAAACAACATTGTGATTTTAGAAAAATTGGCAAATGTCTATGCAATTGGCAGAGATATTCACGTGGGTGATACTATTATTGGAATCAAAGGAAGAGTGGGATTTGAAGCCGCTGCACCATTAATTATCATCAAAGCACACCATTTACTGGAGAAACATACTTTAGGAAAATGGCAACAATATTGGAAAGAACAATTGGGCAACTGGTATGGTATGCTATTCCACGAAGGACAATTTCTAGATCCAGTCATGCGTAATATCGAAACCTTCTTAGAAGACACTCAAAAAACTGTCAACGGAACGGTAACGGTAACTTTGAAACCGTACCACTTTTCATTGGACGGAATTGAATCTAAAAACGATTTGATGAATACTGGATTTGGACAATATGGCGAAATGAACAATGCTTGGACATCCGATGATGCCAAAGGATTCATTAAGATTTTAGGAAATGCACAAAATATATTTTCATCTGTAAACCAATTGAGTTATGATTAA
- a CDS encoding GNAT family N-acetyltransferase gives MDIKIVVTQEEHYQYAETICNTIEISAKLRGTGIAKRTPDYILQKMQSKDAIIALVNNEFAGFCYIESWEHAKFVAHSGLIVHPKYRNLGLAKKIKSKVFDYSLRKYPNAKVFGITTGLPVMKINSDLGYKPVPFSELTTDPSFWKGCKTCTNYEILKSKDNKMCLCTGMLYDPKEKQKIPPKHPFNLKVLNRLKKIKEALFLKK, from the coding sequence ATGGATATCAAAATAGTTGTAACCCAAGAAGAGCATTATCAATACGCTGAAACAATTTGCAATACAATTGAAATTTCTGCTAAATTAAGAGGTACTGGAATAGCCAAAAGAACACCCGACTATATTTTACAAAAAATGCAATCCAAAGATGCTATCATTGCTTTGGTCAATAACGAATTTGCAGGTTTTTGTTATATCGAAAGTTGGGAGCACGCCAAGTTTGTAGCGCATTCTGGTTTAATTGTTCATCCTAAATACAGAAATTTAGGCCTTGCCAAAAAAATCAAATCCAAAGTTTTTGATTACTCACTCAGAAAATACCCTAATGCCAAAGTCTTTGGAATCACTACTGGTTTACCCGTAATGAAAATTAATTCTGATTTAGGATACAAACCTGTTCCATTTTCAGAGTTAACAACTGATCCAAGCTTTTGGAAAGGATGTAAAACCTGTACTAATTATGAAATATTAAAGAGTAAAGACAATAAAATGTGCCTGTGCACTGGAATGTTGTACGATCCAAAAGAGAAACAAAAAATTCCACCTAAACATCCATTTAACCTAAAAGTTCTCAATAGATTAAAGAAAATAAAAGAAGCCTTATTCTTAAAAAAATAA
- the glyA gene encoding serine hydroxymethyltransferase, with the protein MQRDEQIFDLILEEQERQIHGIELIASENFVSDEVMEAAGSVLTNKYAEGYPGKRYYGGCEVVDVVEQIAIDRAKELFGAEYANVQPHSGSQANTAVYHACIKPGDTILGFDLAHGGHLTHGSPVNFSGRLYNPVFYGVDKETGRLDYDKIQEIATQSQPKLIIAGASAYSRDMDFARFRQIADSVGAILLADISHPAGLIAKGLMNDPLPHCHIVTTTTHKTLRGPRGGLILMGKDFENPFGLTTPKGEIRMMSNLLDLAVFPGNQGGPLMHIIAAKAVAFGEALQDEFFTYAMQLQKNAKAMADAFVKRGYEIISGGTDNHMMLIDLRNKNISGKDAENALVKAEITVNKNMVPFDDKSPFVTSGIRVGTAAITTRGLVEEDMETIVALIDKVLMNHTDEDVIEEVAAEVNEMMSERAIFVF; encoded by the coding sequence ATGCAACGCGACGAACAAATTTTTGACCTTATTTTAGAAGAACAAGAAAGACAAATTCACGGAATAGAACTAATTGCATCAGAAAACTTTGTAAGTGACGAAGTAATGGAAGCTGCAGGTTCTGTTTTAACCAATAAATATGCTGAAGGATACCCTGGAAAAAGATACTACGGCGGTTGTGAAGTAGTGGATGTTGTAGAACAAATTGCTATTGATAGAGCTAAAGAATTATTTGGAGCTGAATATGCTAACGTGCAACCTCACTCTGGATCTCAAGCCAATACTGCGGTATACCACGCTTGTATCAAACCAGGCGATACTATTTTAGGATTTGATTTGGCACACGGTGGTCACTTGACTCACGGTTCGCCAGTAAACTTCTCTGGACGTTTGTATAACCCTGTTTTTTACGGTGTTGACAAGGAAACAGGACGATTGGATTACGATAAAATTCAAGAAATTGCGACTCAATCACAACCGAAATTAATTATCGCTGGAGCTTCGGCTTACTCTCGTGATATGGATTTTGCTCGTTTCAGACAAATTGCAGATAGCGTTGGTGCTATTTTATTAGCTGATATTTCGCATCCTGCAGGTTTGATTGCCAAAGGATTGATGAACGATCCATTGCCTCACTGTCATATTGTTACCACAACAACTCACAAAACACTGCGTGGACCACGTGGTGGATTGATCTTAATGGGTAAAGATTTTGAAAACCCATTTGGACTAACTACTCCAAAAGGAGAAATCAGAATGATGTCTAATTTATTAGACTTGGCTGTTTTTCCAGGAAATCAAGGTGGACCATTAATGCACATCATCGCTGCTAAAGCGGTTGCTTTTGGTGAAGCATTACAAGATGAGTTTTTTACATATGCGATGCAATTGCAAAAAAATGCGAAAGCAATGGCTGACGCTTTTGTGAAAAGAGGATACGAAATCATTTCTGGTGGTACAGATAATCACATGATGTTGATTGATTTAAGAAACAAAAATATTTCAGGTAAAGACGCTGAAAATGCGTTGGTAAAAGCCGAAATTACTGTAAATAAAAACATGGTTCCATTTGATGACAAATCGCCATTTGTTACTTCAGGAATTCGTGTTGGAACTGCTGCTATCACTACTCGTGGTTTAGTAGAAGAAGATATGGAAACTATTGTAGCACTTATTGATAAAGTCTTGATGAATCATACTGACGAAGATGTGATCGAAGAAGTTGCTGCTGAAGTAAATGAAATGATGAGCGAAAGAGCCATCTTCGTTTTCTAA
- a CDS encoding tRNA-(ms[2]io[6]A)-hydroxylase, with the protein MLRLKLPTDPRWVNIVETNIEEILTDHAWCEQKAATNAITIITHNSEHQDLVQDLLALAKEEIDHFEQVHNIIIKRGLKLGRERKDDYVNELYLYMKRSNTGSRVSGLVERLLFSAMIEARSCERFKVLSENIEDEELATFYRNLMESEAGHYTTFIGYARKYGEGIDVEKRWREWLDFEASIISNYGKNETIHG; encoded by the coding sequence ATACTGAGATTGAAATTGCCAACCGACCCAAGATGGGTAAATATTGTAGAAACAAATATTGAAGAAATTCTGACAGATCACGCTTGGTGCGAACAGAAAGCAGCTACCAATGCGATTACAATAATTACACACAATTCGGAGCATCAAGATTTAGTTCAGGATTTATTGGCTTTGGCCAAAGAAGAAATCGACCATTTTGAACAAGTACACAATATCATTATCAAACGCGGACTTAAATTAGGTCGCGAACGCAAAGACGATTATGTGAATGAGTTGTATTTGTACATGAAACGCAGCAATACTGGGAGTAGGGTTTCGGGATTGGTAGAACGTTTGTTGTTCTCTGCTATGATTGAGGCCAGAAGTTGTGAGCGTTTTAAAGTACTTTCTGAAAATATTGAAGACGAAGAATTAGCTACTTTTTATAGAAATTTGATGGAAAGTGAAGCGGGTCATTACACTACTTTTATTGGTTATGCTCGAAAATACGGAGAAGGTATCGATGTAGAAAAACGCTGGAGAGAATGGTTGGATTTTGAAGCTTCTATTATTTCCAACTATGGCAAAAACGAGACTATTCACGGTTAG
- a CDS encoding pentapeptide repeat-containing protein — MTTYFFDSTYQDTTYGEEDMHLKEFESCQFIHCDFTACNFIGVTFIDCTFTNCNFNNTKLNHTALRTVQFNNCKMQDINFSMCDKLIFEIAFNRCNLDFSKFYTLKLKETQFKNCSLIAVDFMATDLCEVVFDNCDLYRAEFDKANATKADFRTSYNYTIDPEKTKIKKATFALEGLKGLLYKHNIIVE, encoded by the coding sequence ATGACAACCTATTTCTTTGATAGCACTTACCAAGACACCACTTATGGTGAGGAAGACATGCACCTCAAAGAATTTGAATCCTGTCAGTTTATCCATTGTGATTTTACCGCTTGTAATTTCATTGGAGTTACTTTTATTGATTGCACGTTTACCAATTGCAATTTTAATAACACTAAACTCAATCATACTGCTTTACGAACCGTACAGTTCAACAACTGCAAAATGCAAGACATTAATTTCTCCATGTGCGATAAATTAATTTTTGAAATAGCATTTAACCGTTGTAATCTGGATTTTTCTAAATTTTATACGCTAAAATTAAAAGAAACACAATTTAAAAACTGTAGTTTGATTGCCGTCGATTTTATGGCAACCGATTTATGTGAAGTAGTATTTGATAACTGTGATTTGTATCGCGCAGAGTTTGACAAAGCGAACGCCACAAAAGCCGATTTTAGAACCAGCTACAATTACACCATTGATCCTGAAAAGACCAAAATTAAAAAAGCAACTTTCGCTTTAGAAGGTTTAAAAGGATTGCTGTATAAACACAATATCATTGTAGAGTAA
- a CDS encoding SsrA-binding protein — protein sequence MFKVLAKINKVLLPSLTKQRLDVTKAKKWQMALIGYRYYVTCRALDK from the coding sequence ATGTTCAAAGTCTTAGCTAAAATTAATAAAGTGCTGTTACCAAGTTTAACCAAACAACGCTTGGATGTGACCAAAGCAAAGAAGTGGCAGATGGCATTGATAGGATACCGTTATTATGTAACTTGTAGAGCCTTAGATAAATAA